One genomic segment of Hypomesus transpacificus isolate Combined female chromosome 5, fHypTra1, whole genome shotgun sequence includes these proteins:
- the nlgn2b gene encoding neuroligin-2b yields the protein MLFVHGGSYMEGSGNMFDASVLSAYGNVIVVTMNYRLGVLGFLSTGDQSAKGNYGLLDQIQALRWLNENIGHFGGDPERITIFGSGAGASCVNLLILSHHSEGLFQRAIAQSGSAISSWSVNYRPLMYTKILARKVACSYDDTTELVECLRRKSFRELVDQDIQPARYHIAFGPVVDGDVVPDDPEILMQQGEFLNYDILLGVNQGEGLKFVDDSEGEDGISAASFDYTISNFVDNLYGYPDGKDILRETIKFMYTDWADRDNADMRRKTLLALFTDHQWVAPAVATAKLHAEFQSPVYFYTFHHHCQTETRPEWADAAHGDEIPYVFGVPMIGATELFPCNFSKNDVMLSAVVMTYWTNFAKSGDPNLPVPQDTKFIHTKPNRFEEVIWTKFSSKDKQYLHIGLKPRVRDNYRANKVAFWLELVPHLHSLHEEIRGTITTRLPPGGSRGPPRKGPPSGTRSTRHPIVATYPPDPEPYGSERPRIPPFPGEIPRDYSTELSVTVAVGASLLFLNVLAFAALYYKRDKRHELLQRRHRRLSPQRGTAMGMGMGVGVVGGPPHNDLALSQEEELMSLQMKQQRAELEHGTPLPPRGLHGDLEPMRPPVCPPDYTLALRRAPEDVPLMTANTITMIPSTICGMQPLHPFNTYPPAPAPSTTPTPGHSNNALPHQHSTTRV from the exons ggttcCTGAGCACAGGGGACCAGTCCGCCAAGGGGAACTATGGCCTGCTGGACCAGATCCAGGCGCTACGCTGGCTCAATGAGAACATTGGGCACTTCGGGGGCGACCCAGAGAGGATCACCATCTTCGGCTCTGGAGCTGGAGCGTCCTGCGTCAACCTGCTCATCCTCTCCCACCACTCAGAGG GCCTCTTCCAGCGGGCCATAGCCCAGAGCGGCTCCGCCATCTCCAGCTGGTCGGTCAACTACCGGCCCCTCATGTACACCAAGATCCTGGCCCGCAAAGTGGCCTGCAGCTACGACGACACCACCGAGCTGGTGGAGTGCCTGCGGAGGAAGAGCTTCCGGGAGCTGGTGGACCAGGACATCCAGCCGGCACGCTACCACATCGCCTTTGGGCCCGTGGTGGACGGGGATGTGGTGCCGGACGACCCGGAGATCCTCATGCAGCAG GGGGAGTTCCTGAACTATGACATCCTGCTGGGCGTGaaccagggggaggggcttaagTTTGTGGACGACAGCGAAGGGGAGGATGGGATCTCGGCGGCGTCATTTGACTACACCATCTCTAACTTCGTGGACAACCTGTACGGCTACCCTGACG GTAAGGACATCCTGAGGGAGACCATCAAGTTCATGTACACGGACTGGGCGGACCGCGACAATGCCGACATGCGCAGGAAGACGCTCCTCGCGCTGTTCACCGACCACCAGTGGGTGGCGCCGGCGGTGGCCACGGCCAAGCTGCACGCCGAGTTCCAGTCGCCCGTCTACTTCTACACCTTCCACCACCACTGCCAGACAGAGACGCGGCCCGAGTGGGCGGACGCGGCACACGGCGACGAGATCCCCTACGTGTTTGGCGTGCCGATGATCGGAGCCACCGAGCTGTTCCCCTGCAACTTCTCCAAGAACGACGTGATGCTCAGCGCCGTGGTGATGACCTACTGGACCAACTTCGCCAAGAGCGG ggaccCTAACCTACCGGTCCCCCAGGACACTAAGTTCATCCACACCAAACCCAACCGCTTCGAGGAGGTCATCTGGACCAAGTTCAGCTCCAAGGACAAGCAGTACCTCCACATCGGCCTGAAGCCTCGCGTCCGCGACAACTACCGTGCCAACAAGGTGGCCTTCTGGCTGGAGCTGGTTCCTCACCTGCACTCCCTCCACGAGGAGATCAGGGGCACCATCACCACCCGCCTGCCCCCAGGGGGCTCCAGGGGCCCCCCCAGGAAGGGCCCGCCCTCGGGGACGCGCTCTACCCGCCACCCCATCGTAGCCACCTATCCTCCCGACCCGGAGCCGTACGGCTCGGAGCGCCCTCGCATCCCGCCCTTCCCCGGGGAGATTCCGCGGGACTACTCGACGGAGCTGAGCGTGACGGTGGCGGTGGGCGCCTCGCTGCTGTTCCTCAACGTCTTGGCCTTCGCCGCGCTCTACTACAAGCGGGACAAACGCCACGAGCTTCTCCAGAGACGCCACCGGCGCTTGTCCCCCCAGCGAGGCACCGCCATGGGCATGGGCATGGGCGTGGGCGTGGTGGGGGGCCCGCCCCACAACGACCTGGCCCTgagccaggaggaggagctcatGTCCCTGCAGATGAAGCAGCAAAGGGCGGAGCTGGAGCACGgcacgcccctccccccccgcggTCTCCACGGCGACCTGGAGCCCATGCGCCCGCCCGTGTGCCCGCCTGATTACACGCTGGCGCTGCGCCGGGCGCCCGAGGACGTGCCCCTGATGACGGCCAACACCATCACCATGATCCCCAGCACCATCTGCGGCATgcagcccctccaccccttcaACACCTACCCCCCCGCCCcggccccctccaccacccccaccccaggtCACAGCAACAACGCCCTGCCGCACCAGCACTCCACCACACGGGTATAG
- the epob gene encoding erythropoietin b: MVLQRTGPSTSSPLRPICDLRVLDHFVLEAMDTLKAVRGCKAGCTVTASFAVPPTSVDFVVWETKDVGAQVEEVWWGLSLLSQALAAASTSVSNPDLQDLLASDRRNLHSLGRVLRSLHFQGLSSAPASADHHTPAPASADHHTQRLTSLPELLAVHINFLRGKVRLLLTHAPACQQQAS; the protein is encoded by the exons ATGGTTCTCCAGAGGACTGGGCccagcacctcctctcccctcagaccTATCTGTGACCTGAGGGTTCTGGACCACTTCGTCTTGGAAGCAATGGACACACTGAAGGCTGTG CGTGGCTGCAAGGCTGGGTGCACTGTGACGGCCTCGTTTGCTGTTCCTCCCACAAGCGTCGACTTTGTTGTCTGGGAGACAAAAGAT gtgggggcccaggtggaggaggtgtggtggGGTCTGTCTCTGCTCAGCCAGGCCCTGGCTGCTGCGAGCACCTCTGTCAGCAACCCTGACCTGCAGGACCTGCTGGCCAGCGACAGGAGGAACCTCCACAGCCTGGGCAGGGTGCTGCGGAGCCTTCACTTCCAG GGCCTCTCCTCGGCCCCGGCCTCCGCTGACCATCACACGCCGGCCCCGGCCTCCGCTGACCACCACACGCAGAGGCTGACGTCCCTCCCCGAGCTGCTCGCCGTCCACATCAACTTCCTCCGAGGGAAGGTCCGCCTGCTGCTCACGCACGCACCTGCCTGCCAGCAACAAGCCAGCTGA
- the LOC124468032 gene encoding endonuclease domain-containing 1 protein-like — protein MCEGACVSMGPIWRLSRGVALAVLLGVPWASSGLVEDFSHEERCKNSLYMGTAPRGYLAQHSLRKICQRLADKPRFATLYDPRRHMPLYSAYTFKKSDGEKTVDQPWMYEPQLSWSSGSSNMETFPQTAQVSLRLTDSQAVLADFAEAAQYERGHLNPDQHQSDLLDKASTYTLTNAVPQVREFNSGPWREHEDHIRQRLNNYCRGTAYVVTGVTTTGNMIRRNNQNRVGIPEYMWTAYCCPDFDHNAPYLERYRLPVFGAYGLNDRVNNAVTELPVKSLEKFLKDRMEVDKNFQIFFNNCGPDEMLA, from the exons atGTGTGAAGGAGCTTGTGTGAGTATGGGGCCCATCTGGAGACTGTCCCGGGGGGTGGCCTTGGCCGTCCTCCTGGGTGTGCCCTGGGCGTCCTCTGGGCTGGTGGAAGACTTCAGTCACGAGGAGCGCTGTAAAAACTCGCTGTACATGGGCACGGCGCCGCGGGGCTACCTCGCCCAGCACTCCCTCAGGAAGATCTGCCAGCGGCTGGCAGACAAGCCTCGCTTCGCCACCCTCTACGACCCCCGGCGACACATGCCCCTTTACTCAGCCTACACCTTCAAGAAGTCAGATGGGGAGAAGACTGTGGACCAGCCCTGGATGTATGAGCCACAG CTGAGCTGGAGCAGTGGTAGCAGCAACATGGAAACCTTCCCTCAGACGGCCCAGGTGTCCTTGAGACTGACGGACAGCCAGGCAGTGCTGGCGGACTTTGCCGAAGCGGCTCAGTACGAGCGTGGGCACCTGAACCCGGACCAGCACCAGTCCGACCTCCTGGACAAGGCCTCCACGTACACCCTGACCAACGCGGTTCCTCAGGTCCGGGAGTTTAACAGCGGGCCGTGGCGCGAGCACGAGGACCACATCCGACAACGGCTCAACAACTACTGTCGTGGCACCGCCTACGTCGTCACCGGGGTAACCACCACGGGGAACATGATCCGTCGGAACAATCAGAACCGGGTGGGCATCCCAGAGTACATGTGGACGGCCTATTGCTGTCCTGACTTCGACCACAACGCTCCTTATCTGGAGCGCTACCGCCTGCCTGTGTTTGGAGCCTACGGCCTGAATGACAGGGTGAATAACGCGGTGACGGAGCTGCCAGTCAAAAGCCTGGAGAAGTTCCTGAAGGATAGGATGGAGGTGGACAAAAACTTCCAGATCTTCTTCAACAACTGTGGTCCTGATGAGATGTTGGCCTAA
- the LOC124467971 gene encoding endonuclease domain-containing 1 protein-like: MHLFLGGLVFTLALSYHIPGASATVVLDFNHVERCKDSLYMGTPPRGIIEVRFKKICQRYADRPRFVTLYDPQKHIPVYSAYSFKKTEADRRVDYPWMYEPQLAEVDGNGNMLPFPTGYLHMKFEDSQAVLDDYSDVVLYERGHLNPDQHQSDPHDRAATYTLTNVVPEIREFNIGPWREHEERIRIRLNNYCRGTAFIVTGVTTTGNMIRRNNQDRVAIPEDVWSAYCCADYDRNAPHDVRIRFPTQAALGKNAKEGNTVHEMTVQELENHLKSRMEVDQSLQLFYDNCISPSPLPLYLHHTI, encoded by the exons ATGCATCTTTTTCTCGGAGGTCTGGTATTCACGCTTGCCCTCAGCTATCACATTCCTGGCGCCTCAGCCACCGTGGTCCTGGATTTTAACCATGTGGAGAGATGCAAGGACTCCCTCTACATGGGAACACCACCGCGAGGTATTATCGAGGTCAGGTTTAAGAAGATATGTCAACGGTACGCCGACAGGCCGCGCTTTGTGACTCTGTACGACCCTCAGAAACACATCCCTGTGTACTCGGCTTACAGCTTCAAGAAGACCGAGGCAGACCGGCGCGTGGACTACCCCTGGATGTACGAGCCACAG CTGGCGGAGGTCGATGGGAATGGGAACATGCTTCCATTTCCCACAGGCTACCTACACATGAAGTTTGAGGACAGCCAGGCGGTCCTGGACGACTACTCGGACGTGGTCCTGTACGAGCGAGGCCACTTGAACCCCGACCAGCACCAGTCCGACCCCCACGACCGCGCTGCCACCTACACCCTGACCAACGTGGTCCCAGAGATCCGGGAGTTCAACATCGGGCCGTGGCGCGAGCACGAGGAGCGCATCCGCATCCGTCTCAACAACTACTGTCGCGGCACAGCCTTCATCGTCACCGGGGTAACCACCACGGGGAATATGATTCGCCGGAACAACCAGGATCGCGTTGCCATCCCCGAGGACGTGTGGTCGGCGTACTGCTGCGCCGACTACGATCGCAACGCCCCTCACGACGTCCGTATCCGCTTCCCCACTCAGGCTGCCCTGGGCAAGAACGCCAAAGAGGGGAACACGGTCCACGAGATGACCGTCCAGGAACTGGAGAACCACCTGAAGAGCCGCATGGAGGTGGACCAGAGCCTGCAGCTCTTCTACGACAActgcatctccccctcccctctccccctgtaccTCCATCACACCATCTAA
- the LOC124468090 gene encoding endonuclease domain-containing 1 protein-like, translated as MLKTFVPFASMVSTVRVRSVLTWSMLLVALVTVQAEVQAHFLPECKEFMYMGTPPLGLRDGSLKKICQRYNGKPRFATLYDTFDHIPVYSAYTFKRSDGFKKMDVSWMYEPQLSTVSTGGNMQPFPQGDLHSKFEDAQAVLEDYSNVVNYERGQLNPDEHQADPDDKAATYTLTNVVPQVQEFNNGPWKTQEHTVRQRLNNYCRGTAYVVTGVTTSGHTIRRHNQNRVGIPTYLWSAYCCIDYDHNAPFEERSKFPAFAYHGMNVKAGTVQEMSVQDLESFLKKVTYVDKRFQIFYDHCLPPDNSLHLL; from the exons ATGTTAAAGACCTTCGTGCCGTTTGCCTCCATGGTTTCCACGGTGAGAGTTCGGTCAGTTCTGACTTGGTCCATGCTGCTGGTTGCCTTGGTGACGGTGCAAGCAGAGGTACAGGCTCACTTTTTGCCCGAGTGCAAAGAGTTTATGTACATGGGCACCCCACCACTGGGACTTCGAGACGGATCGCTGAAAAAGATCTGCCAGCGCTACAATGGCAAGCCACGTTTTGCGACATTGTATGACACATTTGACCACATCCCCGTGTACTCTGCGTACACTTTCAAGCGCTCTGACGGCTTCAAAAAGATGGACGTGTCATGGATGTACGAGCCACAG CTCTCCACAGTCTCAACAGGAGGAAACATGCAACCTTTCCCTCAGGGAGACCTTCACAGCAAGTTCGAGGACGCCCAGGCTGTGTTGGAAGACTATTCCAACGTTGTGAACTACGAGCGAGGCCAACTGAACCCTGACGAGCACCAGGCTGACCCTGACGACAAGGCCGCCACCTACACCCTGACCAACGTGGTTCCCCAGGTCCAGGAGTTCAACAACGGCCCCTGGAAGACCCAGGAGCACACTGTCCGCCAACGCCTCAATAATTACTGCCGCGGCACAGCGTACGTGGTCACCGGGGTAACCACTTCCGGTCACACCATCCGCCGGCACAACCAGAACCGTGTCGGCATACCGACCTACCTGTGGTCTGCCTACTGCTGCATCGATTACGATCACAACGCTCCGTTTGAGGAGCGTTCCAAGTTCCCTGCGTTCGCGTACCACGGGATGAACGTGAAGGCCGGTACGGTTCAGGAGATGTCAGTTCAAGACCTCGAGAGCTTCTTGAAGAAGGTCACCTATGTCGATAAGCGCTTCCAGATTTTTTATGATCACTGTCTGCCCCCTGATAATAGCTTGCACTTGCTTTGA